Proteins encoded together in one Microcebus murinus isolate Inina chromosome 16, M.murinus_Inina_mat1.0, whole genome shotgun sequence window:
- the LOC105869617 gene encoding large ribosomal subunit protein eL29-like: MAKSKNHTTQNQSRKWHRNGIKKPRSQRYESLKGVDPKFLRNMRFAKKHNKKGLKKMQANNAKAMSARAEAIKALVKPKEVKAKIPKGMSRKLSRLAYIAHPKLGKRARARIAKGLRLCRPKAKNQTKAQTAASATAPASVPAPAQAPKGAQDPAKAPE; the protein is encoded by the coding sequence ATGGCCAAGTCCAAAAACCACACCACACAGAACCAGTCCCGAAAGTGGCACAGAAATGGCATCAAGAAACCCCGATCACAAAGATACGAATCTCTTAAGGGGGTGGACCCCAAGTTCCTGAGGAACATGCGCTTTGCCAAGAAGCACAACAAGAAGGGCCTGAAGAAGATGCAGGCCAACAACGCCAAGGCCATGAGTGCACGTGCTGAAGCTATCAAGGCCCTTGTAAAGCCCAAGGAGGTTAAGGCTAAGATCCCAAAGGGCATGAGCCGCAAGCTCAGTCGACTTGCCTACATTGCCCACCCCAAGCTTGGGAAGCGTGCTCGCGCGCGCATTGCCAAGGGTCTCAGGCTCTGCCGGCCAAAGGCCAAGAATCAAACCAAGGCCCAGACCGCGGCTTCAGCCACAGCACCAGCTTCAGTTCCAGCCCCAGCTCAGGCTCCCAAAGGTGCCCAGGACCCCGCAAAGGCTCCAGAGTAG